In Gammaproteobacteria bacterium, one genomic interval encodes:
- the arfB gene encoding aminoacyl-tRNA hydrolase, with the protein MIEISSTIVIHESEIHISFIRSPGPGGQNINKVATGVLLRFNVFQSPHLTEAARSRLINLAGKKMTLQGELIIKATRHRTQARNKQDALDRLKDLLSQAAISPKKRRATKPTYASKVRLKSEKKLHAKVKSLRGKVREG; encoded by the coding sequence ATGATCGAAATTTCCTCCACGATTGTCATTCATGAATCTGAAATACACATTTCGTTTATCCGCTCACCGGGTCCCGGCGGACAAAATATTAATAAAGTTGCAACAGGTGTGCTTTTAAGGTTTAACGTCTTTCAATCGCCTCATTTAACAGAAGCAGCGCGGAGTCGATTGATCAACTTAGCAGGGAAAAAAATGACTTTGCAGGGTGAGCTTATTATTAAAGCCACGCGTCATCGAACCCAGGCGCGTAATAAGCAAGATGCCTTAGACCGCTTAAAAGATCTTCTCTCTCAGGCTGCAATTTCGCCCAAGAAAAGACGGGCAACTAAGCCTACCTATGCCAGTAAGGTTCGTCTCAAATCGGAAAAAAAGCTCCATGCCAAAGTGAAGTCACTGCGAGGCAAAGTGAGAGAAGGATAA